Proteins encoded within one genomic window of uncultured Draconibacterium sp.:
- the bglX gene encoding beta-glucosidase BglX, translating to MKIRALILIIGTWLVTGCTATLTDHPDLVQQKINSLLSEMTLDEKIGQMQQANDGAFGDDEATKQAIRDGKVGSFLNMMGADRVAEFQRVALEESEHGIPLLFGRDVIHGYRTIFPIPLAMASSWEPELAEKAMRISAIEASSMGINWTFAPMIDVTWDPRWGRIAESCGEDPLLTSMFAAAMVKGIQGDLSDPTAVAACAKHFVGYGMSEAGRDYNTTYIPEPLLRNVHLRPFKAAVDAGALTFMSAFNDLNGVPTSGNKFTLKQILRDEWNYKGMVVSDWGSIEEMINHGFAADKKQAAAIAAKAGVDMEMATTCYADNLKTLIEEGVITEAMIDTYVGNILRVKFKLGLFDKPYDNHVSTDTILAPSHLAVSREAARKSMVLLKNNNNTLPISKNIHSLAVIGPLADAARDQLGTWIFDGQGEDSTTPKQAFGNILGSRMNYVAGLEYSRDKSTKGFAQAVAAAKRSDAILFFAGEESILSGEANARGMIDFPGVQSELITELKKTGKPLILVVMAGRPLAIGAEMEMADAVLYSWHPGTMAGPAVADLIFGDYSPSGKLPVTFVKGAGQIPFYYYRKNTGRPATENDVTYIDDIPRDSKQLSLGFKTMHIDYGITPLLPFGFGLSFSEFKYENLKLSSHEMSTDGSITVSADIKNVGNYEAEEIVQLYIRDKVGSITRPIKELKGFKKINLKPGNVKTVNFELKADDLQFFNGEKYIIEPGDFYIWIGPNSDEGLQDTFVLK from the coding sequence ATGAAGATTAGAGCTTTAATATTAATTATCGGGACCTGGCTGGTAACAGGTTGTACGGCAACTTTAACCGACCACCCCGATCTTGTTCAACAGAAAATCAACAGTTTGCTAAGCGAGATGACGCTTGATGAAAAGATCGGCCAGATGCAACAGGCAAACGACGGTGCTTTCGGCGATGACGAAGCAACGAAACAAGCCATTAGAGATGGCAAAGTTGGATCATTTCTGAACATGATGGGTGCCGACCGGGTTGCTGAATTTCAACGCGTTGCACTGGAAGAAAGCGAGCACGGCATTCCCTTGCTTTTTGGACGCGATGTTATTCACGGATATCGCACCATTTTCCCAATTCCGTTGGCAATGGCATCGTCGTGGGAGCCCGAGCTGGCTGAAAAAGCGATGCGCATTTCGGCGATTGAAGCCTCATCGATGGGAATTAACTGGACATTTGCCCCGATGATAGATGTTACCTGGGATCCACGCTGGGGACGAATTGCAGAAAGTTGTGGCGAAGATCCGCTGCTTACTTCTATGTTTGCAGCCGCTATGGTAAAGGGAATTCAGGGCGATTTAAGCGATCCGACAGCAGTTGCCGCTTGTGCCAAGCACTTTGTGGGCTACGGAATGTCGGAAGCCGGCCGCGATTACAATACCACTTATATTCCCGAACCGTTATTGCGAAACGTTCATCTTCGTCCGTTTAAAGCTGCAGTGGATGCAGGAGCTTTGACTTTTATGTCGGCATTTAACGATTTAAACGGCGTGCCTACTTCAGGAAATAAATTCACGCTAAAACAAATTTTGCGCGACGAGTGGAACTACAAAGGAATGGTAGTTAGCGACTGGGGATCGATTGAAGAAATGATCAATCACGGTTTTGCTGCCGATAAAAAACAAGCCGCCGCAATTGCCGCAAAAGCAGGTGTTGACATGGAAATGGCAACAACTTGTTACGCCGATAATTTAAAGACATTAATTGAAGAAGGTGTGATAACCGAAGCGATGATCGATACTTATGTTGGCAATATTTTGCGTGTAAAGTTTAAGCTGGGGCTGTTCGATAAACCTTACGACAATCACGTTTCAACCGATACGATTTTGGCGCCAAGCCATTTGGCTGTTTCACGCGAAGCTGCGAGAAAAAGTATGGTTTTGCTTAAAAACAACAATAACACATTGCCCATCTCAAAAAATATTCATTCGTTGGCAGTAATTGGCCCGCTGGCCGATGCCGCACGTGACCAACTGGGAACCTGGATTTTTGACGGACAAGGCGAAGACTCAACAACACCCAAACAGGCTTTTGGCAATATTCTGGGTTCGAGAATGAATTATGTTGCCGGTCTGGAATACAGCCGCGATAAATCGACAAAAGGATTTGCACAAGCTGTTGCTGCGGCCAAACGTTCTGACGCTATTTTATTCTTTGCCGGCGAAGAATCCATTCTTTCGGGCGAAGCAAATGCGCGAGGAATGATTGACTTTCCGGGTGTTCAGTCGGAACTAATTACCGAACTGAAAAAAACAGGCAAACCACTTATTTTGGTGGTTATGGCGGGGAGACCACTGGCAATTGGTGCAGAAATGGAAATGGCTGACGCTGTGCTTTATTCGTGGCATCCGGGAACAATGGCTGGGCCTGCAGTGGCCGACCTGATTTTTGGCGATTACTCACCATCGGGAAAATTACCTGTAACTTTTGTTAAAGGCGCCGGACAAATTCCGTTTTACTACTACCGTAAAAACACCGGCCGACCGGCTACCGAGAACGATGTTACTTATATCGACGATATTCCGCGCGATTCAAAACAATTGTCGCTCGGTTTTAAAACCATGCACATCGATTATGGAATTACTCCTCTCCTGCCGTTTGGATTTGGTTTGAGTTTTAGCGAGTTTAAATACGAAAATCTAAAGCTGTCCTCACACGAAATGTCAACAGACGGATCAATTACGGTTTCGGCCGACATAAAAAATGTTGGAAACTACGAAGCTGAAGAAATTGTTCAGCTTTACATTCGCGACAAAGTGGGAAGTATTACACGACCAATAAAAGAACTAAAGGGATTTAAAAAGATTAATTTGAAACCCGGTAACGTAAAAACAGTTAACTTTGAGTTAAAAGCTGATGACCTTCAGTTTTTTAATGGAGAGAAGTACATCATAGAACCGGGTGATTTTTATATTTGGATCGGTCCAAATTCGGATGAAGGATTACAAGACACTTTTGTTTTAAAATAA
- a CDS encoding family 16 glycosylhydrolase has product MITKRKSWTKALLALWLFIPLTSCSEEGTEAGFTADFSYSFIDDNNVRFINESEGDYLRMNWNFGNGQTESTTTKSQTYEVYYPEAGDYNVNLLVIGLDSDQKSAAKSINIASTDFAISFTAEAGATNPNSINLKNTSVGDFDSFQWKFRNKIIENETNAVAYFPYAGTYTVELMITKNGDTFSSKQDITIADDDSDYFSKLELVWEDNFDGDAVNTDNWTFETGAGGWGNNELQNYTAGDNAVVQDGILTITAEKVNEAKVAGSYTSSRMITSGKKEFTYGRMEIRAKLPSGTGIWPAIWMLGANIDDVGWPACGEIDIMEYVGYKPNTVHATVHSPAGYAGNGDGNNKTLETAEEEFHVYGLFWTEKEMVFYTDSPENVTHRYAPTNKTEENWPFDKPQFFILNVAVGGNWGGAQGIDNSIFPQSLEVDYVRVYQEM; this is encoded by the coding sequence ATGATCACAAAAAGAAAAAGTTGGACAAAAGCTTTATTGGCACTATGGCTTTTTATCCCCCTAACAAGTTGCAGCGAAGAAGGAACAGAAGCAGGTTTTACTGCCGATTTTTCGTATTCATTTATTGATGATAACAACGTTCGGTTTATCAACGAGTCGGAAGGAGACTACTTAAGAATGAATTGGAATTTCGGAAACGGACAGACGGAATCAACAACGACAAAATCACAAACGTACGAGGTTTATTATCCTGAAGCCGGAGATTACAACGTAAACCTTTTGGTGATTGGTCTCGACAGTGATCAAAAGTCAGCCGCGAAATCGATAAACATTGCCAGCACTGATTTTGCCATTAGTTTTACGGCCGAAGCAGGTGCAACAAATCCGAATAGTATCAATCTGAAAAATACTTCGGTTGGCGATTTCGATTCATTTCAATGGAAATTCAGAAATAAAATTATTGAAAACGAAACAAATGCCGTGGCCTATTTTCCTTACGCAGGAACCTACACGGTTGAGTTGATGATTACCAAAAACGGAGATACTTTCTCGTCAAAACAGGATATCACCATTGCCGACGACGACTCAGATTATTTCTCGAAATTAGAACTGGTTTGGGAAGACAATTTTGACGGTGATGCCGTAAATACCGACAACTGGACCTTCGAAACCGGTGCAGGGGGATGGGGAAACAACGAGCTACAAAACTATACTGCCGGAGATAACGCAGTGGTTCAGGACGGCATTCTCACCATTACTGCCGAAAAAGTAAACGAAGCCAAAGTTGCCGGATCGTACACCTCATCACGCATGATCACAAGCGGCAAGAAAGAATTTACCTACGGTCGCATGGAAATCCGCGCTAAACTGCCTTCGGGAACCGGAATATGGCCGGCAATATGGATGCTGGGCGCCAATATTGACGACGTAGGCTGGCCCGCTTGTGGCGAAATAGATATTATGGAATATGTGGGTTACAAACCCAACACTGTTCATGCAACAGTTCACTCCCCGGCAGGTTATGCCGGAAATGGCGACGGCAACAACAAAACCCTTGAAACTGCAGAAGAAGAATTCCATGTGTACGGATTATTTTGGACCGAAAAAGAGATGGTATTTTATACCGATTCGCCCGAGAACGTGACACACCGTTACGCGCCCACAAATAAAACGGAAGAAAACTGGCCATTCGACAAACCTCAATTCTTCATTCTGAATGTGGCTGTTGGAGGTAACTGGGGAGGTGCCCAGGGAATAGACAATTCCATCTTCCCTCAATCGCTGGAAGTGGATTACGTTCGCGTATATCAGGAGATGTAG
- a CDS encoding RagB/SusD family nutrient uptake outer membrane protein produces MKKLLYITFIAGLVLATSCSQDYLDTDNLYGKSLETFYSTPQDIKEAMAGVYNAIYTPNVHSNESVAASLMSDLMLGGGGADDKSAKWVDNFEDPAEDTYRDMWVQCYNGISRASAIIEKTAEADFSAYFSSPEEAQNYKDQAIGEALFMRAFYYFRLAKFFGGVPLIVTFDAPRDVARATYTETFAQIASDLKLAIETMPSVAFQNIPESDYGHANKWVAQAYMARVYLFYTGYMTNIEGQATNELPLVEGGSVSASDAAAYLQDCIDNSGYGLVDDFRNLWPYSYVNIAANDTTVLPWAHENGLSWVGQDGHTPTFGRGNNESMFVQRFSFGDWGWSNGNIYTNRLALFTGLRDNSLVPFGQGWGWCTVNPRLFTGWDDNDPRKLGSILQVGQADQGTGDYVGDKGDHETGFFNKKYTSIQYYSNDDQANVGMFVQLYGWGNTDMQLMHAQDFIFMRYADVLLMHSEITGTADGMNKVRARAGLDPVSYSLDALKEERMHELAFEALRWFDLVRWGDVNTAFNETISVRNSGSDANYSVTYRPETKGLVPIPETEMRLANGVYEQNPGW; encoded by the coding sequence ATGAAAAAACTATTATATATAACATTCATTGCAGGCCTTGTACTTGCAACGAGTTGTAGTCAGGATTATCTGGATACCGATAATCTATACGGAAAAAGTTTAGAAACCTTTTACAGCACGCCTCAGGATATTAAGGAGGCAATGGCAGGGGTTTATAACGCAATCTACACGCCTAATGTACACAGTAACGAATCTGTTGCTGCAAGTTTAATGTCAGATTTAATGCTTGGCGGCGGCGGTGCTGATGATAAATCGGCAAAATGGGTTGATAATTTTGAAGATCCGGCAGAAGATACTTACCGCGATATGTGGGTACAATGCTACAATGGTATTTCAAGGGCTAGTGCAATTATTGAAAAAACAGCAGAAGCTGACTTCTCAGCCTATTTCAGCAGTCCTGAAGAAGCTCAGAATTATAAAGATCAGGCAATTGGAGAAGCACTGTTTATGCGCGCCTTCTACTATTTTCGCTTAGCGAAATTTTTTGGCGGTGTACCATTAATTGTCACATTCGATGCACCACGTGATGTTGCAAGAGCCACTTATACCGAGACTTTTGCACAAATCGCATCAGACCTGAAACTTGCTATCGAAACCATGCCATCAGTTGCATTTCAAAATATTCCAGAATCTGATTACGGACATGCAAACAAATGGGTAGCACAAGCCTACATGGCAAGGGTATATTTGTTCTATACCGGTTATATGACCAATATTGAAGGGCAAGCTACAAACGAACTTCCTTTGGTTGAAGGAGGATCAGTTTCTGCTTCAGATGCGGCGGCTTATCTGCAAGACTGTATCGACAATAGCGGTTACGGACTGGTTGATGATTTCCGAAATCTGTGGCCTTACTCGTACGTAAACATTGCAGCTAATGATACAACCGTATTGCCATGGGCACACGAAAACGGACTATCGTGGGTAGGCCAGGACGGCCACACACCAACTTTTGGTCGTGGAAATAATGAGTCAATGTTCGTACAACGATTCTCATTCGGCGACTGGGGATGGTCAAACGGAAATATTTATACCAACAGACTCGCGTTGTTTACAGGTCTTAGAGATAATTCTTTGGTGCCTTTTGGTCAAGGCTGGGGATGGTGTACTGTAAATCCAAGATTATTTACCGGATGGGACGACAACGACCCAAGAAAATTGGGTTCAATCCTTCAGGTTGGTCAGGCCGACCAGGGAACCGGCGACTATGTTGGAGATAAAGGTGATCATGAAACAGGATTTTTCAATAAGAAATATACTTCAATTCAATATTACAGCAACGACGACCAGGCTAATGTTGGAATGTTTGTTCAGCTGTACGGCTGGGGAAATACTGATATGCAGTTGATGCACGCACAGGATTTCATTTTTATGCGCTATGCTGATGTTTTGCTCATGCACTCTGAAATTACCGGAACTGCCGATGGAATGAATAAGGTAAGAGCCAGAGCAGGATTAGACCCTGTTTCTTATTCTCTTGATGCGCTAAAAGAAGAAAGAATGCACGAATTGGCTTTTGAAGCCTTACGTTGGTTTGATCTTGTTCGCTGGGGAGACGTTAATACTGCATTTAACGAAACAATTAGCGTTAGAAATTCAGGAAGCGACGCGAATTACTCAGTTACCTACAGACCGGAAACCAAAGGATTAGTTCCAATTCCTGAAACGGAAATGAGGTTGGCAAATGGCGTTTATGAACAAAATCCTGGATGGTAG
- a CDS encoding TonB-dependent receptor yields MKEKLVMRKMLMLFVGTFFVLGAFAQEVVLKGSVTSSDDNQPLPGVTITVEGTTNGTVTDFDGNYTLTVPSNATLVYSYIGMKPQVISVEGRTEINVQLDADLFNVEEVVVVGYGVQKKALTTGANLNVKGEDIAELNTGSAMEALQGVAAGISVTRNNGAPGAGTRVTIRGLGTIGNSNPLYIVDGVAVGDIDYLSPSDIASIDVLKDAASAAIYGSRAANGVVLVTTVKGSEDRPAKITYDAYYGIQNIYKNLDPLTAQEYMYIMDEGYVNDGKAPIDWQKEITGNNWLRSNYGDALADQLGNDVWGALQNGWEGTNWIDEITSDNVPMQSHALNITGGSKDITYSAGVSYFDQKSIIGSEITDAGYKRLTARLNTEMVLKKNKDHNIVTVGENITYTNTENRSARTGNIYWNDLHNALVQHPLMPAYWQPAIDNNINEFGFTPTMDDINQATNPIASMYYATNYNYGKGNRVVGNVYAIVEPIKDLRLRSSYGLDAWFGWGRSMNPTYRLGTLYTDATDGASQNQYLGSNWTWTTTLSYDHKFGDHDITGLVGYELLQNDINLELGGSRNNLLFPGDPRYAYINNTESPSSISEINTWGADWAAGGGGLMSYMARAQYNYKEKYLLSLTMRADGSSNFAKGNRWGYFPSVSAGWVLTSEDFMESTSDFLDFAKVRLSWGQNGNQSIDNFIYSSQITYAFPGYFFGDTKPVSGTTAYPSKVPNPDVTWETSEQLNIGLDARLLDSRLGIALDWYKKTTKDWLVVAPILGTSGAGAPFINGGDIENKGFEMVLNWSDNISDFKYTVVLSGAHNKNEVTRIANTDGIIHGPSHVISQGTAEVSRVEVGFPIGYFYGYETAGILQNQDEVEAYVGPDGSPYFNDQRPGDVRFVDKNMDGIIDENDKGYLGNPNPDFEMGLQLNLAYKGFYVNTTLAGKFGMQVMQSYRSFADSPTQNYTSSVFERWHGEGTSDRMPRLSSVSNRNQQYVSDIYMHDADYVRINNLTFGYDFSKLLSSFDAVSTLKAYVAVNNLHTFTSYDGMDPEVRFGHDVDWASGIDLGLYPLPRTVMFGVSVAF; encoded by the coding sequence ATGAAAGAAAAACTAGTAATGAGAAAAATGCTCATGTTATTCGTGGGTACATTTTTCGTCTTGGGGGCATTTGCCCAGGAAGTTGTTCTGAAAGGTTCGGTAACCTCTTCTGACGATAATCAACCCTTACCGGGGGTGACTATCACGGTTGAAGGAACCACAAACGGAACAGTAACTGACTTTGATGGTAACTATACATTAACTGTACCATCAAATGCTACGCTTGTGTATTCGTATATCGGAATGAAACCACAGGTTATCAGTGTTGAGGGAAGAACTGAAATCAATGTACAGCTCGATGCAGATCTGTTTAACGTTGAAGAAGTTGTTGTTGTAGGTTATGGTGTACAAAAGAAAGCTTTAACCACCGGTGCAAACTTAAATGTAAAAGGTGAAGATATCGCCGAGCTTAATACAGGTTCAGCAATGGAAGCCTTACAAGGAGTTGCTGCCGGTATTAGTGTTACCAGGAACAATGGTGCACCAGGTGCAGGAACCAGGGTTACTATTCGTGGTTTAGGAACCATCGGTAATTCGAATCCTTTATACATTGTTGACGGTGTTGCGGTTGGAGACATTGACTACCTGAGTCCTTCTGACATTGCATCAATTGATGTATTAAAAGATGCGGCATCGGCAGCTATTTATGGTTCGAGAGCGGCAAACGGTGTTGTGTTGGTAACCACTGTAAAAGGTAGCGAAGACCGACCAGCAAAAATTACTTACGACGCTTATTATGGTATTCAGAATATTTACAAAAATCTGGATCCGTTAACTGCCCAGGAGTACATGTACATTATGGACGAAGGCTATGTGAACGATGGCAAGGCTCCAATAGATTGGCAAAAAGAAATTACAGGAAACAACTGGCTTAGAAGCAACTATGGCGACGCACTAGCAGATCAGCTAGGTAACGACGTTTGGGGAGCTCTTCAAAACGGTTGGGAAGGTACTAACTGGATAGATGAAATTACCAGTGATAATGTTCCGATGCAAAGTCATGCGTTAAACATTACCGGAGGAAGTAAAGACATTACCTACTCTGCAGGTGTTTCGTATTTCGACCAAAAAAGTATTATCGGAAGTGAGATTACAGATGCCGGATACAAAAGGTTGACTGCGAGATTAAATACTGAAATGGTATTAAAAAAGAATAAGGATCACAACATTGTTACTGTTGGAGAGAATATTACTTATACCAATACTGAAAACAGAAGTGCCAGAACCGGTAACATTTACTGGAATGATTTGCACAATGCATTGGTTCAGCACCCGTTAATGCCTGCTTACTGGCAACCGGCTATTGATAATAACATCAACGAATTTGGTTTTACGCCAACCATGGATGACATAAACCAGGCTACCAACCCAATTGCCTCGATGTACTACGCTACAAATTACAATTATGGCAAAGGAAACCGGGTTGTTGGAAACGTGTATGCAATTGTTGAACCTATTAAAGACCTTAGATTAAGATCTTCTTACGGATTGGATGCATGGTTTGGTTGGGGCAGATCGATGAACCCGACTTACCGACTAGGAACACTTTATACAGATGCTACTGACGGAGCTTCGCAAAACCAATACCTGGGAAGTAACTGGACATGGACAACTACACTTTCATACGATCATAAGTTTGGAGACCATGATATAACAGGTTTAGTTGGTTATGAGTTACTTCAAAACGACATAAATTTGGAATTGGGAGGTTCAAGAAATAATTTATTATTCCCCGGAGATCCTCGCTACGCCTACATTAATAATACCGAAAGTCCGTCTTCAATCAGCGAAATCAATACATGGGGAGCTGACTGGGCTGCCGGCGGCGGCGGTTTAATGTCGTACATGGCAAGAGCACAATACAACTACAAAGAAAAGTACCTGCTCTCACTTACAATGCGTGCTGATGGTTCTTCAAACTTTGCAAAAGGTAACCGTTGGGGATATTTCCCTTCAGTATCAGCAGGATGGGTACTTACCAGCGAAGACTTTATGGAAAGTACTTCAGACTTTCTTGATTTCGCTAAAGTTCGTTTAAGCTGGGGACAAAACGGTAACCAGTCGATCGACAACTTTATTTACTCTTCACAAATTACTTATGCTTTCCCTGGTTATTTCTTTGGAGATACAAAACCGGTATCGGGAACAACAGCATATCCGTCGAAAGTTCCAAACCCGGATGTAACCTGGGAAACTTCGGAGCAGTTGAACATCGGACTTGATGCCAGGTTATTGGATTCAAGATTGGGTATTGCCTTAGACTGGTATAAGAAAACCACAAAAGACTGGTTGGTTGTGGCACCTATTTTGGGTACTTCAGGCGCCGGTGCTCCTTTCATCAATGGTGGAGATATCGAAAACAAAGGTTTTGAGATGGTACTGAACTGGAGCGACAATATCAGTGATTTTAAATACACTGTTGTTTTAAGTGGAGCTCATAACAAAAACGAGGTTACAAGAATTGCTAATACCGATGGTATTATTCACGGACCTTCTCACGTAATTTCGCAAGGTACAGCAGAGGTTTCAAGAGTTGAAGTAGGATTCCCAATTGGTTATTTCTATGGATACGAAACAGCTGGCATTCTGCAGAACCAAGATGAAGTTGAAGCTTATGTAGGACCAGACGGATCACCTTATTTTAATGATCAACGTCCGGGTGATGTTCGCTTTGTAGATAAAAACATGGACGGCATTATCGACGAAAACGATAAAGGCTACCTCGGAAATCCTAATCCAGATTTCGAAATGGGATTACAGTTAAACCTTGCTTACAAAGGATTTTACGTAAATACCACTTTAGCCGGAAAATTCGGAATGCAGGTAATGCAATCGTACCGTTCGTTTGCTGATAGTCCGACACAAAACTACACCTCATCTGTTTTTGAACGTTGGCACGGCGAAGGTACTTCCGACAGAATGCCACGACTGTCTTCTGTTTCAAACCGAAATCAGCAGTATGTTTCAGACATTTACATGCACGACGCAGATTACGTGAGAATTAACAACCTGACATTTGGATACGATTTCAGCAAATTACTTTCAAGTTTCGATGCTGTTTCAACACTAAAAGCTTATGTAGCAGTAAACAACCTGCACACTTTCACAAGCTACGATGGAATGGATCCTGAAGTTCGTTTCGGTCACGATGTCGATTGGGCATCCGGAATTGACCTGGGATTATACCCACTGCCAAGAACAGTGATGTTTGGAGTAAGTGTTGCATTTTAA